In Nyctibius grandis isolate bNycGra1 unplaced genomic scaffold, bNycGra1.pri scaffold_87_arrow_ctg1, whole genome shotgun sequence, a single window of DNA contains:
- the LOC137677518 gene encoding zinc finger protein 436-like → MERHLRTQRGKWPNTCGECGKRFSKRSHLTDHLRTHTGERPYRCGECGKSFSQRYNLAQHRHTHTGERPYRCGDCGKSFSQRSHLTQHLRTRTGERPYRCSECGKSFSMRSHVARHLRTHSGERPYRCGECGKSFTSSSNLLEHQHTHTGERPYRCGECGKCFSQRGSLVKHELAHAGQRPFTCGQCGKAFYRSSDLLQHQAVHSGERPYRCGECGKSFIWRANLAQHLRTHTGERPHRCGECGKGFISSSNLARHLRMHAGKKPFCCGFSPHPELQPHHPQEGAPEGGPGGSSGVGAGAFGGVGGAPKDQETWGAPWSGGVGGGPAAREPGGAPGVGDGGGAPQEQEAQGAATVGGAPKEEHPMG, encoded by the coding sequence ATGGAGCGGCACCTCCGCACCCAGAGGGGCAAGTGGCCCAACACCTGCGGCGAGTGCGGCAAGCGCTTCTCCAAGCGCTCCCACCTGACGGATCACCTCCGCAcccacacgggcgagcggccctaccgctgcggCGAGTGCGGCAAGAGCTTCTCCCAGCGCTACAACCTGGCGCAGCACCGGCACACgcacacgggcgagcggccctaccgctgcggCGACTGTGGCAAGAGCTTCTCCCAGCGCTCCCACCTGACCCAGCACCTCCGCACCCGCACGGGTgagcggccctaccgctgcAGCGAGTGCGGCAAGAGCTTCTCCATGCGCTCCCACGTGGCCCGGCACCTCCGCACGCACtcgggcgagcggccctaccgctgcggCGAGTGCGGCAAGAGCTTCACCTCGAGCTCCAACCTGCTGGAGCACCAGCACACgcacacgggcgagcggccctaccgctgcggCGAGTGCGGCAAGTGCTTCAGCCAGAGGGGCAGCCTGGTCAAGCACGAGCTGGCCCACGCAGGCCAGCGGCCCTTCACCTGCGGCCAGTGCGGCAAGGCCTTCTACCGCAGCTCCGACCTCCTCCAGCACCAAGCGGTCCACtcgggcgagcggccctaccgctgcggCGAGTGCGGCAAGAGCTTCATCTGGAGGGCCAACCTGGCCCAACACCTCCGCAcccacacgggcgagcggccccACCGCTGCGGCGAGTGCGGCAAGGGCTTCATCTCGAGCTCCAACCTGGCCCGGCACCTCCGCATGCACGCGGGCAAGAAGCCCTTCTGCTGCGGCTTCTCTCCTCACCCGGAGCTCCAGCCTCATCACCCACAAGAGGGTGCACCTGAAGGAGGCCCAGGGGGCAGCAGCGGGGTGGGGGCAGGCGCGTTTGGAGGCGTTGGAGGGGCGCCCAAAGACCAAGAGACGTGGGGCGCCCCATGGTCTGGAGGTGTCGGAGGGGGACCCGCAGCCCGGGAACCTGGGGGTGCTCCAGGGGTTGGAGATGGTGGAGGAGCCCCCCAAGAGCAGGAGGCCCAAGGGGCAGCCACAGTTGGGGGCGCCCCCAAGGAGGAGCACCCCATGGGCTGA
- the LOC137677509 gene encoding zinc finger protein 436-like: MDAPTGAAEETPEEPAAAGPPPPPPPARGEMERHLRTQRGKWPNTCGECGKRFSQRSLLAGHLRTHTGERPYRCGECGKSFSLRSHLARHLRMHTGERPHRCGECGKSFIQRSSLARHLHTHTGQWPYCCGDCGKSFSERSTLARHLRTHTGERPYRCGDCGKSFSVSSNLAQHRQTHTGERPYRCGECGKSFGWKSNLVQHRRTHTGERPHRCGECGQAFSRSASLDKHQLAHAGQRPFACGQCDKAFCCSSELLHHQAVHLGERPYRCGECGKSFISSYGLARHLRTHTGERPFLCGECGKSFSLSSHLLKHSRTHAGEKPFRCGGCRRAFERHADLEQHQKTHTGEKPYGCGECGRRFSQSSNLITHKRVHLEEAQGAAGGGAGGFGGDGGAPKDQETWGAPRSGGVGGGPAAREPGGAPGVGDGGGAPQEQEAQGAATAGGAPHGGAPHDQEVQGAATAGGAPQGGAPHWLRGGAGTDTGLGDSRRGRGNSARGVAKVLRSHWPGE, encoded by the exons atgGACGCCCCGACCGGAGCCGCTGAGGAGACCCCCGAGGAGCCGGCGGCAG ccggcccccccccgccgccgccccccgcccgcggggAGATGGAGCGGCACCTCCGCACCCAGAGGGGCAAGTGGCCCAACACCTGCGGCGAGTGCGGCAAGCGCTTCTCCCAGCGCTCCCTCCTGGCCGGTCACCTCCGCAcccacacgggcgagcggccctaccgctgcggCGAGTGCGGCAAGAGCTTCTCCCTGCGCTCCCACCTGGCCCGGCACCTCCGCATGCACACGGGTGAGCGGCCCCACCGCTGCGGCGAGTGCGGCAAGAGCTTCATCCAGCGCTCCAGCCTGGCCCGGCACCTCCACACGCACACGGGCCAGTGGCCCTACTGCTGCGGCGACTGCGGCAAGAGCTTCTCCGAGCGCTCCACCCTGGCCCGGCACCTCCGCAcccacacgggcgagcggccctaccgctgcggCGACTGCGGCAAGAGCTTCTCCGTGAGCTCCAACCTGGCCCAGCACCGGCAGACgcacacgggcgagcggccctaccgctgcggCGAGTGCGGCAAGAGCTTCGGCTGGAAGTCCAACCTGGTGCAGCACCGGCGCACgcacacgggcgagcggccccACCGCTGCGGCGAGTGCGGCCAGGCCTTCAGCCGGAGCGCTAGCCTGGACAAGCACCAGCTGGCCCACGCGGGCCAGCGGCCCTTCGCCTGTGGCCAGTGCGACAAGGccttctgctgcagctctgaaCTCCTCCACCACCAAGCGGTCCACTtgggcgagcggccctaccgctgcggCGAGTGCGGCAAGAGCTTCATCTCGAGCTACGGCCTGGCCCGGCACCTCCGCACGCACACGGGTGAGCGGCCCTTCCTCTGCGGCGAGTGCGGCAAGAGCTTCTCCCTGAGCTCCCACCTCCTCAAGCACAGCAGGACACACGCCGGCGAGAAGCCCTTCCGCTGCGGCGGGTGCAGGAGGGCCTTCGAGCGGCACGCCGACCTGGAGCAGCACCAGAAGACCCACACCGGGGAGAAGCCCTACGGCTGCGGCGAGTGCGGGCGGCGCTTCAGCCAGAGCTCCAACCTCATCACCCACAAGAGGGTGCACCTGGAGGAGGCccagggggcggcgggggggggggcaggcgggTTTGGAGGCGATGGAGGGGCGCCCAAAGACCAAGAGACGTGGGGCGCCCCACGGTCTGGAGGTGTCGGAGGGGGACCCGCAGCCCGGGAACCTGGGGGTGCTCCAGGGGTTGGAGATGGTGGAGGAGCCCCCCAAGAGCAGGAGGCCCAAGGGGCAGCGACGGCTGGGGGGGCGCCCCATGGAGGAGCACCCCATGACCAGGAGGTCCAAGGGGCAGCCACGGCTGGGGGGGCGCCCCAAGGAGGAGCACCCCATTGGCTGAGGGGTGGGGCTGGGACTGACACAGGATTGGGCGATAGCAGGAGGGGGCGGGGCAATAGTGCCAGGGGAGTGGCCAAGGTCCTGCGCAGCCATTGGCCGGGTGAATAA